In Lactobacillus sp. PV012, one genomic interval encodes:
- a CDS encoding cation-transporting P-type ATPase has translation MDTHKRPPAYTQDSAGVLQNLRTSLTGLSSQEAQRRLEENGSNELGEPPHFFLQKFMDGFRGIFIPKSHPIRQKKLSSQVMRDGELKEISSNQLVVGDIVYLEKGDNVPADIRLLETNNLQIEDKKHLICQKDADVILPVNTELDEHVNMAYHSTCVKNGSGVGIVVNTRLDNAEAPICLTGESHLIQTI, from the coding sequence ATGGATACTCACAAACGCCCTCCAGCCTATACTCAAGACAGTGCTGGAGTTTTACAAAATTTAAGAACTAGTTTAACTGGTTTAAGTTCCCAAGAAGCACAAAGAAGATTAGAAGAAAATGGTTCAAATGAATTAGGAGAACCTCCCCATTTCTTTTTACAAAAATTTATGGATGGTTTCCGTGGCATCTTTATTCCAAAGTCACATCCAATTCGTCAAAAGAAACTTTCTTCTCAAGTAATGCGTGATGGTGAACTCAAAGAAATTTCAAGTAATCAATTAGTTGTTGGAGACATCGTTTATCTTGAAAAGGGTGATAATGTACCTGCTGATATTCGTTTACTTGAAACTAACAATTTACAAATCGAAGATAAAAAGCATCTCATTTGTCAAAAAGATGCAGATGTAATTTTACCAGTAAATACTGAATTGGATGAACATGTTAACATGGCTTATCATTCAACTTGCGTAAAAAATGGAAGCGGAGTTGGAATCGTTGTTAATACTCGCTTAGATAATGCAGAAGCTCCAATTTGTTTAACTGGTGAAAGTCATTTAATTCAAACAATTTAA
- a CDS encoding type II toxin-antitoxin system Phd/YefM family antitoxin — MDAVNYSNFREHLKDYFKQVNDRSEPLIVTNKNPEDNVVILSKNEYDAIVETMEIQANSYLMEKIATGRREVESGKLQNHDLIDFEDKE; from the coding sequence ATGGATGCTGTAAATTATAGTAATTTTAGAGAACATTTGAAAGACTACTTTAAGCAGGTAAATGATAGAAGTGAACCATTAATTGTAACGAATAAAAACCCTGAAGATAATGTAGTTATTCTTAGTAAAAATGAATACGATGCGATAGTTGAGACGATGGAAATTCAAGCAAATAGCTATCTAATGGAAAAAATTGCTACAGGTCGTCGTGAAGTTGAGTCAGGTAAACTCCAAAATCACGATTTAATAGATTTTGAGGATAAGGAATAA
- a CDS encoding LysM peptidoglycan-binding domain-containing protein: MKINKKQFSAGLMTMIIASATFATTAMANTTNNNNLGTPEQQADITNWIANTPAQVSNNMAMQHIDPNNLNGVRYVIQWGDTLSSISAATGISVAKLCYDNHIENANLIYAGNILILNKDGYVPDDYHPHVDPYIVAQTKVTINNGPTFVNIEVQPGAIKQYYNDSDNSKNTTNIYKAGDDTSSQAASNKSSDSSNSDNSSSDSNTSSSDSVSASDVVDGLKKANNNDKLSFTEGSDGTELSISSDDIAKAVKDDDYSALLDKITSALDSDKDDEDVTISIDGDGDDLHVYASYSKRDDDKQSSDDSSEDSQSSDKDDEDKDSQSSDDDSQSDDDDNSKADTNDEDTDTTTDDE, from the coding sequence ATGAAAATTAATAAAAAGCAGTTTAGTGCAGGGTTAATGACAATGATTATTGCAAGTGCAACTTTTGCAACTACCGCAATGGCAAACACTACTAATAACAATAATCTTGGGACTCCTGAGCAGCAAGCTGATATTACTAATTGGATTGCTAATACCCCTGCTCAAGTTTCAAATAACATGGCAATGCAACACATCGATCCCAATAATCTTAATGGGGTTCGCTATGTGATTCAATGGGGTGACACTTTATCTAGTATTTCTGCAGCAACTGGTATTTCTGTTGCTAAGCTTTGCTACGATAATCACATTGAAAATGCTAATCTTATTTACGCAGGAAATATCTTAATTTTGAATAAAGATGGTTATGTTCCAGATGATTATCACCCACATGTTGATCCATATATCGTAGCGCAAACTAAAGTAACAATTAATAACGGTCCGACTTTTGTAAATATTGAAGTACAACCAGGTGCTATTAAACAGTACTACAACGATTCTGATAACTCTAAGAACACTACTAATATTTACAAAGCTGGTGATGATACTTCTAGTCAAGCCGCTTCAAATAAGAGTAGTGATAGTTCAAATTCTGATAATTCTTCATCGGATTCAAATACTTCTTCATCAGATTCAGTCTCAGCTTCAGATGTTGTTGATGGCTTGAAGAAGGCTAATAACAATGACAAGCTTTCATTTACTGAAGGTAGTGATGGAACTGAATTAAGCATCAGCTCTGATGATATTGCTAAGGCTGTTAAAGATGACGACTATAGCGCACTTCTTGACAAAATTACCAGTGCTTTAGACAGCGATAAAGATGATGAAGATGTAACGATCTCTATTGATGGTGATGGCGACGATCTTCATGTTTATGCAAGCTACTCAAAGAGGGATGATGACAAACAAAGTAGTGATGACTCTAGCGAAGACAGCCAAAGTAGCGATAAAGACGACGAAGATAAAGATAGTCAAAGCAGCGATGACGACAGTCAAAGTGATGATGACGATAACAGTAAAGCTGACACAAACGATGAAGATACTGACACAACTACTGATGATGAATAA
- a CDS encoding DUF6290 family protein → MTTKMKSTTIRFDEDVLKMVHKQAKLDGKNSTEFMRDAILEKLADTLDYNEAIINLRASDGETVSREEVLKDLGLN, encoded by the coding sequence ATGACAACAAAAATGAAATCAACAACAATTAGATTTGATGAAGATGTGTTGAAAATGGTACATAAACAGGCAAAACTTGATGGTAAAAATTCAACTGAGTTCATGAGGGATGCCATTCTTGAAAAATTAGCAGATACTTTAGACTATAATGAAGCTATCATTAATCTCAGAGCATCTGATGGAGAAACGGTGTCTAGAGAAGAAGTGCTTAAGGATCTAGGATTAAATTAA
- the rfbD gene encoding dTDP-4-dehydrorhamnose reductase — MKVFVTGVNGQLGHDVMNELAKRGYEGIGSDIAPEYAGVADGSYVTTAPYVSLDITNAEAVNQVINEAKPDVIIHCAAWTAVDMAEDDDKVEAVRNVNVNGTQNIANVAKQLDVPMVYLSTDYVFDGQGTTPWKPDFKDFKPMNVYGETKLGGEEAVANTLDKYFIVRIAWVFGVNGSNFIKTMLKVGATHDEVKVVDDQIGTPTYTFDLARLLVDMIETDKYGYYHATNAELPETVSGHDENGTKTGYISWYDFTREIYRQARYDTKVTPVTTEEYGLSKAVRPFNSRLDKSKLEENDFKPLPTWSDAISRYIEILKKQGFFDELGK; from the coding sequence ATGAAAGTTTTTGTAACTGGAGTTAATGGTCAACTAGGCCATGACGTTATGAATGAACTTGCTAAGCGTGGGTATGAAGGTATTGGTTCTGATATTGCACCTGAATACGCTGGTGTTGCTGATGGAAGCTACGTTACTACTGCGCCTTATGTGAGTTTGGATATTACTAATGCAGAAGCAGTTAATCAAGTAATTAATGAAGCAAAGCCAGATGTAATTATTCACTGTGCTGCTTGGACAGCAGTTGATATGGCTGAAGATGATGACAAGGTTGAAGCAGTTCGCAATGTTAATGTTAATGGAACGCAAAATATTGCAAATGTTGCTAAACAATTAGATGTCCCAATGGTCTATCTTTCAACTGATTATGTTTTTGATGGTCAAGGAACTACTCCTTGGAAACCAGATTTCAAAGATTTTAAGCCAATGAATGTCTATGGTGAAACAAAACTTGGCGGTGAAGAAGCAGTTGCTAATACTTTGGATAAATATTTCATTGTCCGTATTGCCTGGGTGTTTGGTGTTAACGGATCGAATTTTATCAAGACGATGCTCAAAGTTGGCGCTACTCACGATGAAGTAAAAGTAGTTGATGATCAAATTGGTACACCAACTTATACTTTTGACTTGGCACGCTTACTCGTTGATATGATTGAAACTGATAAGTACGGTTACTATCATGCAACTAACGCCGAATTACCAGAAACTGTAAGTGGTCATGATGAAAATGGTACTAAGACTGGCTATATTTCTTGGTATGATTTCACGCGTGAAATTTATCGTCAAGCCAGATATGACACTAAGGTAACACCTGTAACGACTGAAGAATATGGTTTATCTAAAGCAGTGCGTCCATTCAACTCTCGTTTGGATAAGAGTAAGCTTGAAGAAAATGACTTTAAGCCACTTCCAACTTGGAGTGATGCGATTAGTCGTTACATTGAAATTTTGAAAAAACAAGGCTTCTTTGATGAATTAGGGAAGTAA
- a CDS encoding ATP-binding protein, whose product MKNEDNFVEYKRELTNKLKREIVAFLNTKGGKIYLGVDDETLEPLDITKEQKHEWEETLNHWYTNAFYPTPFSLLDIQVNNDPFLLKVKEGRHKPYSIEKNGLDSSGVYLRVGSSSVRATNEQVKRMIQQNVETGEFDAEKASNQELSFNTLKKRLEETNMEFSVGSLRMVDNFHFYNNAAYLVSDQNMIETKVAIYQGSDVSEFKDKRAFSGSIISQINDLLYYISLNNQTKVQITGSAERKEIQNFPEIAIREAIVNAFAHRDYLLHSFIKIEIFDDRLEILSPGGIPDGLTLEEIKDGMTAVRNPQLVHILDKIKYIENFGTGIRRMYEVYKGANLEPRFEVRENSFKVILPNVNWKREVQDKALDTKKDNQSLENLSISEESILLILEKNGRQSRKEIQKILNTTPYRVRKLLQILINKGKVRKIGVSVNTQYQKA is encoded by the coding sequence ATGAAAAATGAAGATAATTTTGTTGAATATAAAAGAGAATTAACTAATAAATTAAAAAGAGAAATAGTTGCTTTTTTGAATACAAAAGGCGGAAAAATATATTTAGGTGTAGATGATGAAACTTTGGAGCCTTTAGATATAACTAAAGAACAAAAACATGAGTGGGAAGAGACATTAAATCATTGGTATACAAATGCCTTTTATCCTACGCCTTTTAGTTTATTGGATATACAGGTTAACAATGATCCATTTTTATTGAAGGTAAAAGAAGGGCGTCATAAGCCATATTCAATCGAAAAAAATGGTTTAGATTCTTCGGGAGTTTATCTTAGGGTAGGGAGTTCTTCAGTAAGAGCTACTAATGAGCAAGTTAAAAGAATGATTCAACAGAATGTAGAAACTGGAGAATTTGACGCAGAAAAAGCTTCTAATCAAGAACTGAGTTTCAATACATTAAAGAAACGTCTAGAAGAAACTAATATGGAATTTAGTGTAGGCTCCTTACGAATGGTTGATAATTTTCATTTTTATAATAATGCTGCGTATTTAGTTAGTGATCAAAATATGATTGAAACAAAAGTTGCTATTTATCAGGGAAGTGATGTTTCTGAATTTAAAGATAAACGAGCATTCAGTGGATCTATTATAAGTCAGATAAATGATTTACTTTATTATATTTCTTTGAACAATCAAACTAAAGTTCAGATTACCGGATCTGCTGAAAGAAAGGAAATTCAAAATTTCCCAGAAATTGCTATACGTGAAGCGATAGTTAATGCATTTGCCCATAGAGATTATTTATTGCATTCATTTATAAAAATTGAAATATTTGATGATAGATTAGAAATTTTATCCCCTGGAGGTATACCTGATGGTTTAACTTTAGAAGAAATTAAAGACGGTATGACTGCAGTAAGAAACCCTCAATTAGTTCATATTTTAGATAAAATTAAATATATAGAAAATTTTGGAACGGGTATCCGAAGAATGTACGAAGTTTATAAAGGTGCTAATTTGGAGCCACGTTTTGAGGTAAGAGAGAATTCATTTAAGGTTATTTTACCTAATGTTAACTGGAAAAGAGAGGTGCAAGACAAAGCGTTAGATACTAAGAAAGATAATCAAAGTTTAGAGAATTTAAGTATAAGTGAAGAATCAATACTTTTGATTTTAGAGAAAAATGGTAGACAATCTCGCAAAGAGATTCAAAAAATTTTAAATACTACGCCTTATCGGGTAAGGAAATTATTACAAATTCTAATTAATAAAGGAAAAGTAAGGAAGATAGGTGTCTCTGTAAATACTCAGTACCAGAAAGCCTAG
- the rfbA gene encoding glucose-1-phosphate thymidylyltransferase RfbA has translation MKGIILAGGSGTRLYPLTLVTSKQLLPVYDKPMIYYPLSTLMLAGIKDILVISTPADTPRFKELLGDGSQFGINLSYKVQPSPDGLAQAFTLGEDFINGEPCAMVLGDNIFYGNGFTNLLKNAANDAQNGKATVFGYYVKDPERFGVVDFDENGKAVSIEEKPASPKSNYAVTGLYFYPAGVSERAAQVKPSARGEVEITSLNEMYLDDDNLGVQLLGRGYAWLDTGTMQSLVDASNFVKMIEERESVSVSAPEEIAFIHGWIDKEQLKSAAKKYGKSPYGQHLKSVAEGKLRY, from the coding sequence ATGAAGGGAATTATTTTAGCAGGTGGTTCAGGTACTCGTTTGTATCCATTGACTTTAGTAACTAGCAAGCAATTATTGCCTGTCTACGATAAGCCAATGATTTATTACCCACTATCAACTTTGATGTTAGCTGGCATTAAGGATATTTTGGTAATCTCAACCCCAGCAGACACTCCCAGATTTAAAGAATTACTTGGTGATGGTTCACAATTTGGGATTAATTTGTCTTATAAGGTGCAACCTTCTCCAGATGGTTTAGCGCAAGCTTTTACTTTGGGTGAAGATTTCATTAACGGTGAGCCTTGTGCGATGGTATTAGGGGATAATATTTTCTACGGCAATGGCTTTACTAATTTATTAAAAAATGCTGCTAACGATGCTCAAAATGGTAAGGCAACTGTTTTTGGTTACTATGTTAAAGATCCTGAACGCTTTGGTGTAGTTGATTTTGATGAAAATGGCAAAGCTGTTTCTATTGAAGAAAAACCAGCTAGTCCGAAAAGTAATTACGCTGTAACTGGACTTTACTTCTATCCAGCAGGAGTTAGTGAGCGAGCAGCTCAAGTTAAGCCAAGTGCTCGTGGAGAAGTTGAAATTACTAGTTTAAATGAAATGTATCTTGATGATGACAACTTAGGAGTTCAACTTTTAGGCCGTGGGTATGCTTGGCTTGATACAGGAACTATGCAAAGCTTGGTAGATGCTTCTAATTTTGTAAAAATGATCGAAGAAAGAGAAAGTGTTTCTGTATCTGCACCTGAAGAAATCGCCTTTATTCATGGTTGGATTGATAAGGAGCAATTAAAATCAGCAGCTAAGAAATATGGAAAAAGTCCTTATGGACAACATTTAAAATCAGTTGCTGAAGGTAAGTTGCGTTACTAG
- a CDS encoding Txe/YoeB family addiction module toxin yields the protein MLSWTSKGWEDYLYWQTRGEKRQIKRINNLIKDVMRNPFEGIGKPEALKDNLTGYWSRRIDAKNRLIYSYENKQVIIFSCKDHY from the coding sequence ATGCTCAGTTGGACAAGTAAGGGATGGGAAGACTATCTTTATTGGCAAACTCGAGGAGAGAAACGTCAGATAAAAAGAATTAATAATTTAATTAAAGACGTTATGCGTAATCCATTTGAAGGTATTGGCAAGCCTGAGGCCTTAAAAGATAATTTAACGGGATATTGGTCTAGAAGAATTGATGCAAAAAATAGACTCATTTATTCTTATGAAAATAAACAAGTAATAATATTTTCTTGTAAGGATCATTACTAG
- the rfbB gene encoding dTDP-glucose 4,6-dehydratase has translation MKVIVTGGAGFIGSNFIFYMLKEHPDYEIICVDSLTYAGNLSTLKDVMDNPNFKFVKLDIRDREGVYKLFEEEKPDIVVNFAAESHVDRSIENPEVFLDTNIIGTSVLMDASRKYGVKRYHQVSTDEVYGDLPLDRPDLFFHEDTPLHTSSPYSSSKASADLLVGAYGRTYGLPVTISRCSNNYGPYQFPEKLIPLMIQRALADEKLPVYGEGQNVRDWLYVEDHCKAIDLILQNGKPGEVYNIGGHNEMHNIDIVKLICDYLDKPYSLIEHVTDRKGHDQRYAIDPTKIHNDLGWLPETMFKDGIKKTIQWYLDNKDWWENIISGDYQNYYDEMYGKKEVLDKKDK, from the coding sequence ATGAAAGTTATTGTTACTGGTGGAGCTGGATTTATTGGCTCAAACTTTATTTTTTACATGTTGAAAGAGCATCCTGATTACGAAATCATCTGTGTTGATAGCCTTACTTACGCAGGTAATTTATCGACCTTAAAAGATGTAATGGATAATCCTAACTTTAAATTTGTAAAGTTAGATATTCGTGACCGCGAAGGTGTTTACAAGTTATTTGAAGAAGAAAAGCCAGACATTGTAGTTAACTTTGCTGCTGAAAGTCACGTAGATCGTTCAATTGAAAATCCTGAAGTATTCTTAGATACTAACATCATTGGTACTTCTGTTTTAATGGATGCATCCCGCAAGTATGGTGTCAAACGTTACCATCAAGTTTCAACTGATGAAGTTTATGGTGATTTACCACTGGATCGCCCAGATCTTTTCTTCCACGAAGATACACCCCTCCATACTTCAAGTCCTTATTCATCAAGTAAGGCTAGTGCTGACTTATTAGTAGGTGCTTATGGTAGAACTTATGGCTTACCAGTAACAATTTCACGTTGTTCAAACAACTATGGACCATATCAATTCCCTGAAAAGTTAATTCCATTGATGATTCAACGAGCACTTGCTGATGAAAAATTACCAGTTTATGGTGAGGGCCAAAATGTCCGTGATTGGTTATACGTTGAAGACCACTGTAAGGCAATCGATTTGATCTTACAAAATGGTAAACCTGGTGAAGTTTACAACATTGGTGGTCACAATGAGATGCATAACATTGATATTGTTAAATTGATTTGTGATTACTTAGATAAACCTTATTCATTAATTGAACACGTTACTGACCGTAAGGGTCACGACCAACGTTATGCTATCGATCCAACAAAGATTCATAATGATTTAGGATGGCTCCCAGAAACTATGTTTAAAGATGGTATCAAGAAGACTATTCAATGGTACTTAGATAACAAAGACTGGTGGGAAAACATTATCTCTGGTGATTACCAAAATTACTACGATGAAATGTACGGTAAAAAAGAAGTATTAGATAAGAAGGACAAATAA
- a CDS encoding MerR family transcriptional regulator: protein MPTYYTSGEFAEKAHVSIRTIRYYDQKNLLKPSAYTSGGARRYTDRDFAKLQQILLLKYLGFSLSDIREMTIGSGDEQLLLDSLQIQKKLIQERLKQMENVSQAIESTTEALKENQKVDWSKMLDLMQLTAQTQSLSTQYQNATNIAARIRLHRDYSTNQAGWFPWLFQHLDLKPGMKVLEIGAGNGALWSQNITQLPQGLTIILSDISEGILADAKREIGEQSQFQYGVFNAEKIPFVDNTFDIVIANHMLFYCNDIDQALKEVQRILKPGGLIYCSTYSQQHMHEITDLVQSFDSNIVLSSTNLYDRFGLKNGGEILEKYFNNVKLYKYEDSIELSTAAPIISYILSCHGNQNSILLDHYQEFKQFVENKVKDGFHITKDVGFFVGKKK from the coding sequence ATGCCAACATACTACACAAGTGGCGAATTTGCCGAAAAAGCACACGTGTCAATTCGTACTATTCGCTATTATGATCAAAAAAATTTATTAAAACCGTCTGCCTACACAAGTGGCGGTGCACGGCGCTATACTGACCGTGATTTTGCTAAGTTACAGCAAATTCTCCTTTTAAAGTACCTTGGTTTTTCTTTAAGCGATATTCGTGAGATGACAATTGGTTCTGGGGATGAACAACTATTATTAGACTCGTTACAAATTCAAAAGAAGTTAATCCAAGAGAGACTTAAGCAGATGGAAAATGTTTCCCAAGCAATAGAGTCAACTACTGAGGCACTTAAAGAAAATCAAAAAGTGGATTGGAGTAAAATGTTAGATCTAATGCAGCTAACTGCTCAAACGCAATCTTTAAGTACTCAATACCAAAATGCAACAAATATTGCTGCTCGAATTCGTTTGCATCGTGATTATTCAACTAATCAAGCGGGCTGGTTTCCTTGGCTGTTTCAGCACTTAGACTTAAAGCCAGGAATGAAAGTATTGGAAATTGGAGCTGGTAATGGTGCACTTTGGTCACAAAATATTACTCAACTTCCCCAAGGATTAACAATTATTTTGTCAGATATTTCCGAGGGAATATTAGCAGATGCAAAACGTGAAATTGGAGAACAGTCGCAATTCCAATACGGTGTTTTCAATGCAGAAAAAATTCCTTTTGTTGATAATACTTTTGATATTGTAATTGCCAATCATATGTTGTTTTATTGTAATGACATTGATCAAGCCCTAAAAGAAGTACAGCGCATTTTAAAACCAGGTGGATTAATATACTGTAGTACTTATTCGCAACAGCACATGCATGAAATTACAGACTTAGTGCAAAGTTTCGACAGCAACATTGTCCTTTCTTCGACCAATTTGTATGATCGTTTTGGTTTGAAGAACGGTGGAGAAATTTTAGAAAAATATTTTAATAATGTAAAGCTCTATAAATACGAAGATTCAATTGAACTATCGACTGCAGCTCCCATTATTTCTTATATTCTTTCTTGCCATGGGAATCAAAATTCAATTCTATTAGATCATTATCAAGAGTTTAAGCAATTTGTGGAAAATAAAGTTAAAGATGGTTTTCATATCACTAAAGATGTTGGTTTTTTTGTAGGAAAGAAAAAATAA
- a CDS encoding Lreu_0056 family protein, with product MDSTENAIYALQSIGYYSLINGYKHLFLARDSNGVILNPEQYSLDTNFDEILALYNLDKELRSILYDALLSYETNLGAELLYRFSENFPENYSYLEMNNYSDNKTKAPQILKTISSLSNTLNIKASDKHGDNAIKHYVNRHGHVPLWVLVNFLTFGDLNYFYSNCKDSIKIKIAKDFTNKRKREYSLTRTNSITPNVIENINQIVNQFRNAVAHNEITYSKYLYRSPSIRSISNILEERNLTFKDQVGVFELIICLKLVQSKQVFVTMVRKIVELLDNYQVKFHPVRFEGILQDMHFPQNYREILQRYNNQNNISSKTIGVLVALWKSPDWFKAGVKGGTMYYGDNWKYGDEKTKGYNFITANGDPTSYIYYKINGDNVTVKYVDPQEGETVAEASITSKGVSLNGLISDYYTTKDQQNEVDTYVSELKPYKE from the coding sequence ATTGATTCTACTGAAAATGCTATATACGCATTACAAAGTATTGGGTATTATTCATTAATAAATGGATATAAGCATTTATTTTTAGCTAGGGATTCAAATGGTGTAATTCTTAATCCAGAGCAATATAGCCTTGATACGAATTTTGATGAAATATTGGCGCTATATAATTTGGATAAAGAACTAAGATCTATTTTGTATGATGCACTTCTTTCCTATGAAACTAATTTAGGAGCTGAACTTTTATATCGATTTTCTGAAAATTTTCCAGAAAATTATTCATATTTAGAAATGAATAATTATAGTGATAATAAGACTAAGGCCCCACAAATTTTAAAAACAATTAGCTCTCTATCTAATACTTTGAATATTAAGGCATCTGATAAACATGGTGATAATGCTATTAAACATTATGTTAATAGACATGGTCATGTTCCATTATGGGTTTTGGTAAACTTTCTAACTTTTGGTGATTTAAATTATTTTTATAGTAATTGTAAAGATAGTATAAAAATAAAAATTGCTAAAGATTTTACTAATAAGAGAAAACGTGAGTACTCTTTAACGCGGACTAATTCAATAACTCCAAATGTTATTGAGAATATTAATCAAATTGTAAATCAATTTAGAAATGCAGTTGCGCATAATGAAATTACATATTCAAAGTATTTATATAGATCTCCAAGTATAAGAAGCATTAGCAATATCTTAGAGGAAAGAAATTTAACTTTTAAAGATCAGGTAGGTGTATTTGAACTAATAATTTGTTTAAAACTAGTACAAAGTAAGCAAGTATTTGTTACGATGGTTAGAAAAATAGTTGAATTATTAGATAATTATCAGGTAAAATTCCATCCGGTAAGATTTGAAGGAATTTTACAAGATATGCATTTTCCACAAAATTATAGAGAAATTCTTCAAAGATATAATAATCAAAATAATATTTCATCTAAAACAATCGGAGTATTAGTAGCGCTTTGGAAATCACCTGATTGGTTTAAAGCTGGTGTAAAAGGCGGAACGATGTATTATGGAGATAACTGGAAATATGGGGATGAAAAAACAAAGGGATATAATTTTATTACAGCAAATGGTGATCCAACAAGTTATATTTATTATAAGATAAATGGTGATAACGTTACTGTAAAATATGTTGATCCCCAAGAAGGAGAAACAGTTGCTGAAGCTTCCATAACCAGTAAAGGTGTATCGTTAAATGGTCTTATTAGTGATTATTACACTACGAAGGATCAACAAAACGAAGTGGATACATATGTTTCAGAATTAAAACCTTACAAAGAATAG
- the rfbC gene encoding dTDP-4-dehydrorhamnose 3,5-epimerase, translated as MGQIKVEKNVGGIEGLAVITPTVHGDDRGYFMETFNQRDMMDAGFSINFVQDNQSSSTKGVLRGLHFQKHYPQIKLVRAVRGSVFDVAVDLRTGSKTYGKWYGVELTEENKKQFLIPQGFAHGYLVLSDKAEFAYKVNDFWHPNDEGGLVWNDPEIGIEWPHVVGEYPGSGASEDYSLEDGTKLNIVERDQNWKGLKDTFKF; from the coding sequence ATGGGACAAATTAAAGTAGAAAAAAACGTTGGTGGAATTGAAGGCTTAGCAGTTATCACTCCAACTGTTCATGGTGATGACCGCGGTTACTTTATGGAAACTTTTAATCAACGTGATATGATGGATGCTGGTTTTAGCATTAACTTTGTTCAAGATAACCAATCAAGTTCAACTAAAGGTGTCTTGCGTGGACTTCACTTTCAGAAGCACTATCCACAAATTAAACTAGTTCGTGCGGTTCGTGGTAGTGTGTTTGATGTTGCAGTTGATCTTAGAACTGGTTCAAAGACTTATGGTAAATGGTATGGGGTAGAACTTACTGAAGAAAATAAGAAACAATTTTTAATTCCCCAAGGTTTTGCTCATGGTTATCTTGTTTTAAGTGATAAAGCAGAATTTGCCTACAAAGTTAATGATTTTTGGCATCCAAATGATGAAGGTGGTCTTGTTTGGAATGATCCTGAAATTGGAATCGAATGGCCACATGTTGTCGGAGAATATCCAGGTAGTGGAGCTTCTGAAGATTACAGTTTAGAAGATGGAACTAAGCTTAATATTGTTGAACGCGATCAAAATTGGAAGGGCTTGAAAGATACTTTCAAGTTTTAA